A genomic stretch from Nocardia wallacei includes:
- the infA gene encoding translation initiation factor IF-1 translates to MAKKDGAIEVEGRVIEPLPNAMFRIELENGHKVLAHISGKMRQHYIRILPEDRVVVELSPYDLSRGRIVYRYK, encoded by the coding sequence ATGGCGAAGAAAGACGGGGCCATCGAGGTCGAGGGTCGAGTTATCGAGCCGCTGCCCAATGCGATGTTCCGGATCGAGCTGGAGAACGGTCACAAGGTTCTCGCGCACATCAGCGGCAAGATGCGGCAGCACTACATCCGCATCCTGCCCGAGGACCGCGTAGTCGTGGAGCTGTCGCCCTACGACTTGTCCCGCGGCCGCATCGTCTACCGCTACAAGTGA
- the rpmJ gene encoding 50S ribosomal protein L36, producing the protein MKVQPSVKKICEKCKVIRRNGRVMVICDNLRHKQRQG; encoded by the coding sequence GTGAAGGTTCAGCCGAGCGTCAAGAAGATCTGCGAGAAGTGCAAGGTGATCCGCCGCAACGGCCGGGTCATGGTGATCTGCGACAACCTGCGCCACAAGCAGCGTCAGGGCTAG
- the rpsM gene encoding 30S ribosomal protein S13: MARLMGVDLPRDKRMEVALTYIFGIGRTRAKEILDQTGVSPDLRTKDLTDDDLTKLRDYIEASDYKVEGDLRREVQADIRRKIEIGCYQGIRHRRHLPVRGQRTKTNARTRKGPKKTVAGKKK, encoded by the coding sequence ATGGCACGTCTGATGGGCGTCGACCTTCCGCGCGACAAGCGCATGGAGGTCGCACTGACCTACATTTTCGGCATCGGCCGTACCCGCGCCAAGGAGATCCTCGACCAGACCGGCGTCAGTCCGGATCTGCGTACGAAGGATCTCACCGACGACGACCTGACCAAGCTGCGCGACTACATCGAAGCGTCGGACTACAAGGTCGAGGGTGACCTGCGCCGCGAGGTGCAGGCCGACATCCGCCGCAAGATCGAGATCGGCTGCTACCAGGGCATCCGCCATCGTCGCCACCTGCCGGTGCGCGGCCAGCGGACCAAGACCAATGCGCGCACGCGCAAGGGTCCGAAGAAGACCGTCGCCGGCAAGAAGAAGTAG
- the rpsK gene encoding 30S ribosomal protein S11: MPPKSRASGPKKTQKSRRRDKKNIPHGHAHIKSTFNNTIVSITDPEGNVIAWASSGHVGFKGSRKSTPFAAQLAAENAARKAQENGVKKVDVFVKGPGSGRETAIRSLQATGLEVGSISDVTPQPHNGCRPPKRRRV, from the coding sequence ATGCCTCCGAAGAGTCGGGCCTCCGGCCCCAAGAAGACCCAGAAGTCGCGTCGCCGGGACAAGAAGAACATCCCGCACGGCCACGCGCACATCAAGAGCACGTTCAACAACACCATCGTCTCGATCACCGACCCCGAGGGCAACGTCATCGCGTGGGCCTCGTCCGGTCACGTCGGGTTCAAGGGTTCGCGCAAGTCGACCCCGTTCGCCGCGCAGCTCGCTGCCGAGAACGCTGCCCGCAAGGCGCAGGAGAACGGCGTCAAGAAGGTCGATGTGTTCGTCAAGGGCCCGGGTTCGGGCCGCGAGACCGCGATCCGCTCGCTGCAGGCCACCGGCCTCGAGGTGGGTTCGATTTCCGATGTCACCCCGCAGCCGCACAACGGCTGCCGTCCGCCCAAGCGGCGTCGCGTCTAG
- the rpsD gene encoding 30S ribosomal protein S4, translating to MARYTGPITRKSRRLRVDLVGGDQAFERRPYPPGQHGRARIKESEYLVQLQEKQKARFTYGVMEKQFRRYYEEANRRKGKTGDNMLQLLESRLDNVVYRAGLARTRRQARQLVSHGHLLVNGKKVDVPSFQVSQYDIIDVKEKSLGTLPFQVARETQGDRPIPGWLQVVPNRLRILVHQLPERAQIDVPINEQLIVEYYSK from the coding sequence ATGGCTCGTTACACCGGCCCCATCACCCGCAAAAGCCGTCGGCTCCGTGTTGATCTAGTCGGCGGTGACCAGGCGTTCGAACGTCGCCCCTACCCGCCCGGCCAGCACGGCCGCGCGCGGATCAAGGAGAGCGAGTACCTGGTCCAGCTGCAGGAGAAGCAGAAGGCTCGCTTCACCTACGGCGTCATGGAGAAGCAGTTCCGCCGCTACTACGAAGAGGCGAACCGCCGCAAGGGCAAGACCGGCGACAACATGCTGCAGCTGCTCGAGTCCCGGCTGGACAACGTCGTCTACCGCGCCGGACTGGCCCGCACCCGCCGCCAGGCCCGCCAGCTGGTGAGCCACGGCCACCTGCTGGTCAACGGCAAGAAGGTCGACGTCCCCAGCTTCCAGGTCTCCCAGTACGACATCATCGATGTCAAGGAGAAGTCGCTGGGCACGCTGCCGTTCCAGGTGGCGCGCGAGACCCAGGGCGACCGCCCGATCCCGGGCTGGCTGCAGGTAGTGCCGAACCGGTTGCGGATCCTGGTCCACCAGCTGCCGGAGCGCGCGCAGATCGACGTGCCGATCAACGAACAGCTCATCGTCGAGTACTACTCGAAGTAG
- a CDS encoding DNA-directed RNA polymerase subunit alpha, producing the protein MLISQRPTLTEEVLAENRSKFTIEPLEPGFGYTLGNSLRRTLLSSIPGAAVTSIRIDGVLHEFTTVPGVKEDVTDIILNLKGLVVSSEEDEPVTMYVRKQGPGTVTAGDIVPPAGVTVHNPDMHIATLNDKGKLEIELVVERGRGYVPAVQNKASGAEIGRIPVDSIYSPVLKVTYKVEATRVEQRTDFDRLILDVETKNSISPRDALASAGKTLVELFGLARELNVEAEGIEIGPSPAEADHIASFALPIEDLDLTVRSYNCLKREGVHTVGELVARTESDLLDIRNFGQKSIDEVKVKLHSLGLSLKDSPASFDPSSVVGYDASTGTWSDSGSFSDTDHGEQDYAETEQL; encoded by the coding sequence ATGCTGATTTCACAGCGACCGACGCTGACCGAAGAGGTCCTGGCCGAGAACCGCTCGAAGTTCACCATCGAACCGCTCGAGCCGGGCTTCGGTTACACCCTCGGCAACTCGCTGCGGCGCACCCTGCTCTCGAGCATCCCGGGCGCCGCGGTCACCAGCATCCGCATCGACGGCGTGCTGCACGAGTTCACCACCGTCCCGGGTGTGAAGGAGGATGTCACCGACATCATCCTGAACCTCAAGGGCCTGGTCGTGTCGTCCGAAGAGGACGAGCCGGTCACCATGTACGTGCGTAAGCAGGGCCCGGGCACCGTCACCGCCGGTGACATCGTCCCGCCGGCCGGTGTCACCGTCCACAACCCGGACATGCACATCGCCACCCTGAACGACAAGGGCAAGCTGGAGATCGAGCTCGTGGTCGAGCGCGGTCGCGGCTATGTTCCGGCCGTGCAGAACAAGGCCTCGGGCGCGGAGATCGGCCGGATTCCGGTGGATTCGATCTACTCGCCGGTGCTGAAGGTGACCTACAAGGTCGAGGCGACCCGTGTCGAGCAGCGCACCGACTTCGACCGGCTCATCCTGGATGTCGAGACCAAGAACTCGATCTCCCCGCGGGATGCGCTGGCGTCGGCCGGTAAGACCTTGGTCGAGCTGTTCGGCCTGGCGCGTGAACTCAACGTGGAGGCCGAGGGCATCGAGATCGGGCCCAGCCCGGCCGAGGCGGACCACATCGCCTCGTTCGCGCTGCCGATCGAGGACCTGGACCTCACCGTGCGGTCGTACAACTGCCTCAAGCGCGAGGGTGTGCACACCGTCGGCGAGCTGGTGGCCCGCACCGAATCGGATCTGCTGGACATCCGGAACTTCGGGCAGAAGTCCATCGACGAGGTGAAGGTCAAGCTGCACTCGCTGGGCCTCTCGCTCAAGGACAGCCCGGCCTCCTTCGATCCGTCCAGCGTCGTCGGCTACGACGCCTCCACCGGAACCTGGAGCGACAGCGGCTCGTTCAGCGACACCGACCACGGCGAGCAGGACTACGCCGAGACCGAACAGCTCTAG
- the rplQ gene encoding 50S ribosomal protein L17, with protein sequence MPKPKKGARFGGSASHQKAIFANLATALFEHGRITTTEAKAKALRPYAEKLVTKAKAGSLADRREVLKVIRNKDVVHELFANIGPSFEGREGGYTRIIKTMPRKGDNAPMAIIELVREKTVTNEADRARRVAASQAAKAEAPKAEAPKTEAPKTEAAAEADEVTEAEAPAAEDKADEK encoded by the coding sequence ATGCCCAAGCCCAAGAAGGGTGCCCGCTTCGGCGGGTCGGCGTCGCACCAGAAGGCGATCTTCGCCAATCTGGCCACGGCGCTCTTCGAGCACGGTCGGATCACGACCACCGAGGCCAAGGCCAAGGCGCTGCGCCCGTACGCCGAGAAGCTGGTCACCAAGGCGAAGGCCGGCTCGCTGGCCGACCGCCGCGAGGTGCTCAAGGTGATCCGCAACAAGGACGTGGTGCACGAACTCTTCGCGAACATCGGACCGTCGTTCGAGGGCCGCGAGGGTGGCTACACCCGGATCATCAAGACCATGCCGCGCAAGGGTGACAACGCGCCGATGGCGATCATCGAGCTGGTCCGGGAGAAGACCGTGACCAACGAGGCCGATCGTGCCCGTCGCGTGGCCGCGTCGCAGGCGGCCAAGGCCGAGGCGCCGAAGGCGGAAGCGCCCAAGACCGAGGCGCCGAAGACCGAGGCGGCTGCCGAGGCCGACGAGGTGACCGAGGCCGAGGCCCCGGCTGCCGAGGACAAGGCCGACGAGAAGTAA
- the truA gene encoding tRNA pseudouridine(38-40) synthase TruA has product MTSADPAQQTIAIRARIDVAYDGTDFTGWARQPGLRTVQGVLEESLSKVLREPIQLTVAGRTDAGVHAEGQVAHFDTHAEFDGPKLIHRLARFLPKDVRVVRVGVVPPEFDARFSALRRHYAYRLTTAPYGAEPLRSRSVVPCRPVDLSAMREASRKLLGLHDFAAFCRRREGATTVRELQRFDWVTSPARDRVGGPWGDASPDVSPAISPDGELLTAYVSADAFCWSMVRSLVGAVLAVGEGRRTPEWVAGLLAERQRSSSITVAPAHGLSLIAVDYPPEADLAARNAQTRETRTIPPSAGCCG; this is encoded by the coding sequence TTGACCAGTGCCGATCCGGCTCAGCAAACCATTGCGATCAGGGCACGAATCGATGTCGCCTACGACGGCACCGATTTCACCGGCTGGGCCCGCCAGCCCGGCCTGCGCACGGTGCAGGGCGTGCTGGAGGAGTCGCTGAGCAAGGTGCTGCGCGAGCCGATCCAGCTCACCGTGGCCGGTCGGACGGACGCGGGTGTGCATGCCGAAGGCCAGGTCGCGCATTTCGACACGCACGCGGAGTTCGACGGCCCCAAGCTGATTCACCGCTTGGCTCGGTTTCTGCCGAAGGACGTGCGGGTCGTGCGGGTCGGCGTCGTGCCGCCCGAATTCGACGCCCGCTTCTCGGCACTCCGCCGCCACTACGCCTACCGCCTGACCACCGCGCCGTACGGAGCCGAGCCCCTCCGGTCCCGCAGCGTCGTCCCGTGCCGCCCGGTGGACCTGTCCGCCATGCGCGAAGCGTCCCGAAAGTTGTTGGGGCTGCACGACTTCGCGGCCTTCTGCCGCCGCCGCGAGGGCGCGACCACGGTGCGTGAGTTGCAGCGATTCGATTGGGTGACATCGCCCGCGCGCGACCGTGTGGGTGGGCCGTGGGGTGATGCGTCCCCGGACGTCTCCCCCGCCATCTCCCCCGACGGCGAACTCCTCACCGCCTACGTCAGCGCGGACGCGTTCTGCTGGTCCATGGTCCGCAGTCTGGTCGGCGCCGTGCTGGCCGTCGGGGAGGGAAGGCGTACGCCCGAATGGGTCGCCGGGCTGCTTGCCGAGCGACAACGCTCCAGCTCGATCACCGTCGCCCCGGCACACGGCCTGAGCCTCATCGCCGTCGACTACCCTCCCGAAGCCGACCTGGCCGCCCGCAACGCCCAAACCCGCGAGACGCGCACGATCCCACCCTCCGCGGGCTGCTGCGGTTGA
- a CDS encoding Hsp20/alpha crystallin family protein: MLRFDPFHDIDTVARQLLGESRGTARAPRFMPMDLFRAGDHYVLNADLPGVDPGSVDVSVDNGTLTLKAQRSLPSDENVQWVASERFAGTYMRQLSLGEGIDTEHISATYNDGVLSVTLPIAEKAKPRRIEISGMGSGPKTIEAGSGDRS, encoded by the coding sequence GTGCTGAGGTTCGATCCATTCCACGACATCGACACCGTCGCCCGCCAGCTCCTCGGTGAGAGCAGGGGCACCGCACGCGCGCCGCGCTTCATGCCGATGGACCTGTTCCGGGCCGGTGATCACTATGTGCTGAACGCCGACCTGCCGGGCGTGGATCCCGGATCGGTCGACGTCAGTGTCGACAACGGCACCCTCACCCTCAAGGCGCAGCGCAGCCTGCCCAGCGACGAGAACGTGCAGTGGGTCGCGTCGGAGCGTTTCGCCGGCACCTACATGCGCCAGCTGTCGCTCGGTGAGGGCATCGACACCGAGCACATCAGCGCCACCTACAACGACGGAGTCCTGTCGGTCACGCTGCCGATCGCGGAGAAGGCCAAGCCGCGCCGCATCGAGATCAGCGGAATGGGCAGCGGGCCCAAGACGATCGAAGCGGGCTCCGGCGACCGGAGCTGA
- a CDS encoding LLM class F420-dependent oxidoreductase, with protein MTIEGLGRFGVWRYYAAFTPEQARELEGLGYSTLWLGGSPPAELPGVESLLEATETQLVGTSIVNIWSVPAEAVAESYHRIEARFPGRFILGVGVGHPEHDGVYRKPYDALVDYLDALDNAGVPKERRALAALGPRVLELARDRTAGALPYLTTPEHTRRARETVGADTLLVAENKIVLDTEADRARTTGRRTVEFYLGLTNYVANLRRLGFTEADVTKPGSDRLIDALALHGTADEIAAGLTAHLDAGADQIAVQVLDEDYMSTLRALAPALAARV; from the coding sequence ATGACCATTGAGGGACTGGGACGGTTCGGAGTCTGGCGCTACTACGCGGCTTTCACTCCCGAGCAGGCACGGGAGTTGGAGGGCCTCGGCTACAGCACACTGTGGCTGGGTGGGTCCCCGCCGGCGGAGTTGCCCGGGGTGGAGTCGCTGCTGGAGGCGACCGAGACGCAGTTGGTCGGCACCAGCATCGTCAATATCTGGTCGGTGCCCGCCGAGGCGGTGGCGGAGTCGTACCACCGGATCGAGGCGCGGTTCCCGGGCCGGTTCATTCTCGGTGTGGGCGTGGGGCATCCCGAGCACGACGGCGTCTACCGCAAGCCCTACGACGCGCTCGTCGACTATCTCGACGCGCTCGACAACGCCGGTGTCCCGAAGGAGCGTCGCGCGCTGGCGGCCCTCGGCCCCCGCGTACTGGAGCTGGCCCGCGACCGCACCGCGGGCGCGCTGCCCTACCTCACCACGCCCGAGCACACCCGCCGCGCCCGCGAGACGGTCGGCGCGGACACGCTGCTGGTCGCGGAGAACAAGATCGTGCTGGACACCGAGGCCGACCGCGCCCGCACCACCGGCCGCCGTACCGTCGAGTTCTATCTCGGCCTGACCAACTACGTAGCCAACCTGCGCCGCCTCGGCTTCACCGAAGCGGACGTCACCAAGCCCGGCAGCGACCGTCTCATCGACGCCCTCGCGCTGCACGGCACCGCGGACGAGATCGCCGCGGGCCTGACCGCCCACCTCGACGCGGGCGCCGATCAGATCGCCGTTCAGGTTCTCGACGAGGACTACATGTCCACCCTGCGAGCCCTCGCCCCGGCACTGGCCGCCCGGGTCTGA
- a CDS encoding metal-sensitive transcriptional regulator: MQPVTDDQTTTAGQSTVANAPVHDHATHGYITAKDDYLKRLRRIEGQARGLQRMVEEEKYCIDILTQVSAMTKALQAVAMGLLEDHISHCVVDAAVHGGPEAEAKIKEATDAIARLVRS, translated from the coding sequence ATGCAGCCGGTGACCGACGACCAGACCACGACGGCAGGCCAGAGCACGGTGGCGAACGCCCCCGTCCACGACCACGCTACCCACGGCTACATCACCGCCAAGGACGACTACCTCAAGCGCCTGCGCCGCATCGAAGGCCAGGCCCGCGGCCTGCAACGCATGGTCGAGGAGGAGAAGTACTGCATCGACATCCTCACCCAGGTCTCGGCGATGACGAAGGCGCTGCAAGCCGTAGCGATGGGCCTGCTCGAGGACCACATCAGCCACTGCGTCGTCGATGCCGCCGTCCACGGCGGCCCGGAAGCCGAGGCCAAGATCAAGGAAGCCACCGACGCCATAGCCCGCCTGGTCCGCTCGTAG
- a CDS encoding S-methyl-5'-thioadenosine phosphorylase encodes MSSVPRPALAIIGGSGFYDFFGDDATTLDIDTPYGAPSAPITVGEVEGRQVAFLPRHGRKHEYSPHTVPYQANMWALRSIGVRRIFAPCAVGSLRADWGPGTVAVPDQLVDRTSGRPQTYFDNGGVHVTFADPYCEDLRAAATAAAVDELPMRHAATMVVIQGPRFSTRAESRWFAAQGWELVNMTGYPEAVLARELEMCYAAIALVTDLDAGLEAGDGVSAAAVFAEFERNLIPFKKLVRQAVSVVEGTETCDRCRVHTGVTLPLELP; translated from the coding sequence ATGAGTTCGGTTCCCCGCCCCGCACTGGCCATCATCGGCGGCAGCGGCTTCTACGATTTCTTCGGCGACGACGCGACCACCCTGGACATCGACACACCCTACGGTGCGCCGAGTGCGCCCATCACGGTCGGCGAGGTCGAGGGCCGGCAGGTGGCGTTCCTGCCCCGGCACGGGCGCAAGCACGAGTACTCGCCGCACACCGTGCCGTATCAGGCGAACATGTGGGCGTTGCGGTCGATCGGCGTGCGGCGGATCTTCGCGCCGTGCGCGGTCGGCAGTCTGCGCGCCGACTGGGGTCCGGGGACCGTGGCCGTGCCGGACCAACTGGTGGACCGCACCTCCGGCCGTCCGCAGACCTACTTCGACAACGGCGGCGTCCACGTCACCTTCGCCGACCCGTACTGCGAGGACCTGCGCGCCGCGGCGACGGCCGCCGCCGTCGACGAACTGCCGATGCGGCACGCCGCGACCATGGTCGTGATCCAGGGCCCGCGCTTCTCCACCCGCGCGGAGAGCCGCTGGTTCGCCGCGCAGGGCTGGGAACTGGTGAACATGACCGGCTATCCCGAGGCCGTGCTCGCCCGGGAACTCGAAATGTGTTATGCGGCAATCGCTCTGGTGACCGACCTGGACGCCGGTCTGGAAGCCGGTGACGGCGTCAGCGCGGCGGCCGTCTTCGCCGAATTCGAGCGGAACCTGATCCCGTTCAAGAAGCTGGTCCGGCAGGCGGTGTCGGTGGTCGAAGGAACCGAAACCTGCGACCGGTGCCGCGTGCACACCGGGGTGACGCTCCCACTCGAACTACCCTGA
- a CDS encoding FHA domain-containing protein, with protein MTTGNDDDIRALVRKAYETVSEPAAFDVTAGLRDVVRRARRPDPQPLPDLAEQLAHVIHRGERQGSRSAKGTLVARTFYTAITAEPREGVEVVFGRDSGNVTVVLGADDASVGRRQGRLDFRNGRWWLTNIGRVPIQAGSRVTFTEDGPIAIDQGYTMLFVQGSEARLHQLELYVVGDDHIIPPPLPNTVEPEPVPWNLSPDERLVLVVFAQRYLRGEPNPRPWSRREATLLLKELDPAARWTARRAEELVYRVRVRWADSRVRGSGGRQFGAQRPDLGDLIRYLIVNGTLSPRDLDLLDGY; from the coding sequence ATGACCACGGGCAACGATGACGACATTCGCGCTCTGGTACGGAAGGCGTACGAGACCGTCTCCGAACCCGCCGCTTTCGACGTCACAGCGGGGCTGCGTGATGTAGTCCGCCGCGCCCGGCGCCCGGATCCTCAGCCCTTGCCGGACCTGGCGGAACAACTCGCGCACGTGATCCACCGCGGTGAACGACAGGGCTCCCGGTCGGCGAAAGGCACGTTGGTGGCGAGGACCTTCTACACGGCGATCACAGCGGAGCCCCGAGAGGGCGTCGAAGTGGTGTTCGGCCGCGACAGCGGCAATGTCACCGTCGTTCTCGGCGCGGACGATGCGAGTGTAGGCCGTCGGCAAGGGCGGCTGGATTTCCGGAACGGCCGCTGGTGGCTGACCAATATCGGACGAGTACCGATTCAGGCCGGGTCGAGAGTGACCTTCACCGAGGATGGTCCGATCGCGATCGATCAGGGGTACACGATGTTGTTCGTACAGGGCTCCGAGGCACGGTTGCACCAGCTCGAACTGTATGTCGTCGGTGACGACCACATCATCCCCCCGCCACTCCCCAACACTGTCGAACCGGAACCGGTTCCGTGGAACCTGTCCCCGGATGAGCGGCTGGTGCTGGTCGTATTCGCCCAGCGGTATCTGCGGGGGGAGCCGAATCCGCGACCGTGGTCTCGGCGTGAGGCGACCCTGTTGCTCAAAGAGTTGGATCCTGCCGCCAGATGGACTGCACGCAGAGCCGAGGAGCTCGTATACCGGGTCCGTGTGCGCTGGGCGGACAGCCGGGTACGAGGTTCGGGGGGACGGCAATTCGGAGCACAGCGCCCTGATCTCGGTGACCTCATCCGGTATCTCATCGTGAACGGCACATTGTCGCCGCGCGACTTGGACCTCCTCGACGGCTACTGA
- a CDS encoding RNA polymerase sigma factor: protein MSESDGENRSDTTNTFADFYTATVERSFATAVRLAGDREIAYDVVQDAYVAMLERWEHRESRALDDNRRYVVAIVAHKVADWYRRSKRFVRWDDNDDPPVDEAGYDRALDELSSFKVVHEVLESQPVRRRMIGILYFLEEFEYAEIGAALGITTSTVRTQVARLRSGLMPLLKEGGDHR from the coding sequence GTGAGTGAGAGCGACGGGGAAAACAGATCGGATACCACGAACACGTTCGCAGACTTCTACACCGCGACGGTCGAGCGTAGTTTCGCCACAGCTGTGCGGCTTGCCGGGGATCGGGAGATCGCCTACGACGTGGTGCAGGATGCCTATGTGGCGATGCTGGAACGCTGGGAGCATCGGGAGAGCCGTGCGCTCGACGACAACCGGCGTTATGTGGTCGCGATCGTCGCCCACAAGGTCGCTGACTGGTACAGACGCAGCAAACGCTTTGTCCGTTGGGACGACAACGACGACCCGCCGGTAGACGAGGCCGGATACGACCGAGCGCTCGATGAACTGAGTTCGTTCAAGGTGGTACATGAGGTGCTCGAGAGCCAACCGGTTCGAAGGCGGATGATCGGCATCCTGTATTTCCTCGAGGAGTTCGAGTACGCCGAAATCGGTGCTGCGCTGGGAATCACCACTTCCACTGTGCGAACACAGGTGGCGCGACTGCGCTCCGGTCTCATGCCGCTGCTGAAGGAAGGAGGCGACCACCGATGA
- a CDS encoding GAF domain-containing protein: MTVGEWLLIETLGRPDTWSVLTVGTAPRQWKSLARTVPARLQSVVTAAVEGRAPVDRELPRSRHTWSQQRARALPLLGPGGTVHGVLFRVGDTRAAPPPVAPFLMDARTRRTEVLWQGLGPAFDRGRSVWVGAESFEHMERFDGALDLVATVSRAEPGARWLGTCTVRTPAGLRTLLIATRNGDDPQCWRGLLADVTDSVPAQGKSFEAATVDTLVSTNPGLHLAVVDTARIRVIRWISAPLPGLRWTGATDERTLPHPADRPRILAARTAILAGTQFHTIPALRLASTTGDWLTIDVEISPLPYGPPDNTPPQFALVRITLPAPLTPTP, from the coding sequence GTGACAGTCGGCGAGTGGCTGCTGATCGAGACGCTGGGTCGCCCCGACACCTGGTCGGTGCTGACCGTCGGCACCGCACCGCGGCAATGGAAGTCGCTGGCGCGCACCGTGCCCGCCCGCCTGCAGTCCGTCGTCACCGCCGCGGTCGAGGGCCGGGCGCCGGTGGATCGGGAGTTGCCGAGGTCGCGGCATACGTGGTCACAGCAGCGGGCACGGGCGCTGCCGCTGCTCGGCCCTGGTGGCACCGTGCACGGCGTGCTGTTCCGGGTGGGCGATACTCGCGCCGCGCCGCCGCCGGTGGCCCCGTTCCTGATGGACGCGCGCACGCGCCGCACCGAGGTGCTGTGGCAGGGGCTGGGACCGGCGTTCGATCGGGGACGTTCGGTGTGGGTGGGCGCCGAATCCTTCGAGCACATGGAACGTTTCGACGGCGCGCTGGACCTGGTCGCCACGGTGTCCCGGGCCGAACCCGGCGCGCGCTGGCTGGGCACCTGCACCGTGCGCACACCGGCCGGACTGCGCACGCTGTTGATCGCCACCCGCAATGGCGACGACCCGCAGTGCTGGCGCGGACTGCTCGCCGACGTGACCGACAGCGTGCCCGCCCAAGGGAAGTCGTTCGAGGCGGCGACGGTGGACACGCTCGTCAGCACCAACCCCGGCCTGCATCTGGCGGTGGTCGACACGGCGCGCATCCGGGTGATCCGCTGGATCAGCGCCCCGCTCCCCGGCCTGCGCTGGACCGGCGCGACCGACGAACGCACCCTGCCCCACCCCGCCGACCGCCCCCGAATCCTCGCCGCCCGCACCGCCATTCTCGCCGGAACCCAATTCCACACCATCCCGGCCCTGCGACTCGCCTCGACCACCGGTGATTGGCTGACGATCGACGTGGAAATCTCCCCCCTCCCCTATGGCCCGCCCGACAACACCCCACCCCAGTTCGCCCTCGTCCGCATAACCCTCCCCGCGCCGCTCACTCCCACACCGTGA
- a CDS encoding NADPH-dependent FMN reductase → MDSPLRLEIIVASVRPERFAPVVADWFLRAARSYPEFDTGVIDLLHTRLPTDLSVTPEVRAYRERLATADAFVAVTSEYNHGYPAALKTALDSAKHEWRGKPIGFVGYGGLSGGLRAVEQLRQVVAEIHMVSIRETVSFHEAKRKFDANGETADGAATDAAARLLRQLAWWGRHLRTARATDPYPG, encoded by the coding sequence ATGGACAGCCCGTTGCGGCTCGAGATCATCGTCGCGAGCGTGCGGCCGGAACGGTTCGCGCCGGTCGTCGCCGACTGGTTCCTGCGCGCGGCCCGTTCGTACCCCGAATTCGACACGGGGGTCATCGATCTCCTGCACACCCGGCTGCCCACCGACCTGTCGGTGACGCCGGAGGTACGGGCCTACCGGGAACGGCTCGCCACCGCGGACGCGTTCGTCGCCGTCACCTCCGAGTACAACCACGGCTATCCGGCCGCGCTGAAGACCGCACTCGACAGCGCCAAACACGAATGGCGAGGTAAGCCGATAGGTTTCGTCGGTTACGGCGGTCTGTCCGGTGGCCTGCGCGCCGTCGAGCAGCTGCGGCAGGTGGTCGCCGAGATCCATATGGTCTCGATCCGCGAGACCGTCAGCTTCCACGAGGCCAAGCGAAAGTTCGACGCCAACGGCGAGACCGCGGACGGCGCGGCCACCGACGCCGCCGCCCGTCTGCTGCGTCAGCTCGCCTGGTGGGGCCGCCACCTGCGCACCGCACGCGCGACCGACCCGTACCCGGGCTAG